One part of the Mycosarcoma maydis chromosome 18, whole genome shotgun sequence genome encodes these proteins:
- a CDS encoding uncharacterized protein (related to Tyrosine specific protein phosphatase and dual specificity protein phosphatase) has protein sequence MDEVVPGLWVGGVRAAMDVSYLSHAGITHIITCMKQQIPVPPRLEDGRTITRAEMKHVRIDDDEKAPILVHFAGCNEWIARQLQEEWIADSDTHSQVGQDDDHVELVAQLVQGRQKRGGRWGSWQTTGAGTVLVHCQAGCSRSVAIVAAYLMHTRRISAVTAIDMIQRRRSDAEPNRGFVAQLELYEQVGFEIDMKYQAVRRFLMSKTDILNGDSMDDMLLSYYPSPYPSPALNASGIKELATIRQEDDDNDAVAAVPKSCHNANQNQSQHQNPNPNSNSNSTALLNENSALAKHKPLLPCRSASCCSTSCHSCTTVNTQRIGDVCSTRLAPSAVDQVDRYAASDRVESLCNMSNASSNSNSNSNSNSNSNSNSNSNSNSNSNSNSNSNSNSSSTTEVKVTANSSGRLPGGVDHVRGHEGVLNRGSLAQPKFSGPKLRCKACRRELAALDHVVIHEPGKGQMAFEHRKRDVGYAGPSVVTNGADASDSSVDRAMQPPRSNPTADVRMASVERESGSAAASTSTVSSRPKIQSGASLALQLAPHLAALRGARPRAVGDCAPESTRAQQGTAHSASTTSLKPGMLIHASCSSYFVEPMEWMSSLSSGQVTGRLDCPSPKCGAKLGSWDWAGIQCACGAWVTPAFSLHRSKVDQV, from the coding sequence atgGACGAAGTGGTTCCTGGTCTCTGGGTGGGCGGGGTGCGCGCCGCCATGGACGTAAGCTACCTCTCTCACGCCGGGATCACACACATCATTACATGCATGAAGCAACAGATCCCTGTGCCGCCACGGCTCGAAGATGGACGCACCATCACGCGCGCCGAGATGAAGCACGTTCGGatcgatgacgacgaaaagGCGCCGATCTTGGTGCACTTTGCTGGGTGCAACGAGTGGATCGCGCGTCAGTTGCAAGAAGAGTGGATCGCCGACTCGGATACCCACTCACAAGTCGGTCAGGATGACGACCATGTGGAGCTAGTCGCGCAGCTGGTTCAGGGACGACAGAAGCGTGGTGGGCGGTGGGGTAGCTGGCAGACGACGGGAGCGGGTACGGTTCTGGTGCACTGCCAAGCGGGATGCTCGCGTTcggtcgccatcgtcgccgCCTACCTGATGCACACGCGTCGCATCTCGGCGGTCACGGCGATCGACATGATCcaacgacgtcgaagcGACGCCGAACCCAACCGTGGCTTTGTAGCGCAACTGGAGCTGTACGAGCAAGTGGGCTTTGAGATCGACATGAAATACCAGGCGGTGCGTCGATTTCTGATGAGCAAGACCGATATCCTGAACGGCGACAGTATGGACGATATGCTGCTCAGCTATTATCCCAGTCCGTATCCAAGCCCAGCGTTGAATGCGAGCGGCATCAAGGAACTCGCCACCATTCGCcaggaggacgacgacaacgatgcagtagcagcagtgCCCAAGAGCTGCCATAATGCAAATCAGAATCAAAGTCAACATCAAAATCCAAATCCGAATTCAAATTCAAACTCAACTGCGCTGCTAAACGAAAATTCAGCTTTGGCCAAACACAAACCACTTTTACCTTGTCGAAGcgcctcttgctgctcCACCTCTTGCCACTCTTGCACCACCGTCAACACCCAACGCATTGGCGACGTTTGCTCGACCAGGCTTGCACCGTCGGCTGTAGACCAAGTAGATCGATACGCAGCTTCGGATCGGGTCGAATCGCTGTGCAACATGTCGAacgcgagcagcaacagcaacagcaacagcaacagcaacagcaacagcaacagcaacagcaacagcaacagcaacagcaacagcaacagcaacagcaacagcaacagcaacagcagctcgacgaccgAAGTCAAGGTGACGGCGAATTCTTCCGGTCGTCTGCCCGGTGGAGTGGACCATGTGAGGGGTCACGAAGGCGTTTTGAACCGAGGCTCGTTAGCGCAACCCAAGTTTTCAGGGCCCAAGTTGCGGTGCAAGGCGTGCAGGCGCGAGTTAGCAGCGTTGGATCATGTGGTCATCCACGAACCGGGCAAAGGGCAGATGGCATTTGAGCATAGAAAACGGGATGTCGGGTATGCGGGGCCAAGCGTGGTGACCAACGGTGCTGATGCAAGCGATTCGAGTGTTGACAGAGCCATGCAGCCGCCACGTTCGAATCCAACTGCGGATGTGCGGATGGCCAGTGTGGAGCGTGAATCgggctcagcagcagcttcaacGTCGACAGTGTCGAGTAGACCCAAGATACAATCGGGTGCATCGTTGGCATTGCAGCTTGCACCGCATCTCGCCGCTCTGCGTGGAGCACGTCCGCGAGCCGTCGGCGATTGCGCGCCTGAAAGCACGCGCGCGCAACAAGGCACCGCGCACTCTGCATCAACGACTTCCTTGAAACCTGGCATGCTAATCCACGCGTCGTGTTCGTCGTACTTTGTCGAGCCGATGGAGTGGATGTCGTCGCTCAGCAGCGGCCAGGTCACAGGCCGTCTCGATTGTCCCTCGCCCAAATGCGGCGCCAAACTCGGCAGCTGGGATTGGGCAGGCATCCAGTGCGCATGTGGCGCCTGGGTCACCCCCGCTTTCTCGCTCCATCGCAGCAAGGTCGACCAGGTCTAG
- a CDS encoding putative Splicing factor 3b, subunit 2: MTINSVAGPSNAHTISNTNANARANGGAPLSKNAKRRLKKKQQHQQPESSGSSYSIPRSSTSTSTLKQTVQVSYDDDDAPTETTSIIDQAAHLHIDPDSETYKAFSSVLSRYQPHAVTLQQQTASKGEIIYSDDDIESDEHDSTRDDSHADSAAAAHSSLHLSKRKQKKLQRLTVAELKQLVSKPEVVEWTDVTSDDPRLLVHLKCVRNSVPIPPHWANKRDYLQNKRGIEKPAYQLPSYIAETGIATIKDALNEKEADYTLKQKTRDRVQPKMGKIEIDYQKLYDAFFKFQSKPSLSMYGDVYYEGKDFETKYKDKRPGQLSSELIEALSIPPLAPPPWLIAMQRYGPPPSYPHLQIPGLNAPIPQGATWGFHPGGWGRPPVDEYGQPLYANVLANPSDTIDDDLIDRVDKQPWGALQPEQSDHEDDDDDDDDQVHDDVQQAQGAASPSAQLDVSGLQSVSSAAGIETPMFTELRKHTRDDKDSNGQSVAPPTLYQVVPERSAVAGAGAGQLMASERVYDLSSAQQPTTRVGVLGAEHRRGTKRDSDAVHVSIDPEELHAESDLAARYDAERRNHSASRFAAYTDDQHAITHLRHQLQKQRSTDHHSRPNPHNPAS, from the coding sequence ATGACAATCAACTCGGTCGCCGGCCCTTCCAACGCCCATACAATTTCCAACACAAATGCGAATGCGCGTGCCAATGGCGGTGCTCCGCTGAGCAAGAATGCCAAACGTCGActcaagaagaagcagcaacaccaacagCCGGAATCATCTGGCTCGTCATACTCGATACCTCGATCGTCCACTTCGACGTCTACTCTCAAGCAAACAGTACAAGTGTCAtacgacgatgacgatgcacCGACCGAGACCACATCCATCATCGACCAGGCTGCGCACTTGCACATTGATCCGGACTCGGAAACGTACAAGGCCTTTTCCAGCGTCCTCTCACGCTATCAACCGCACGCAGTGactctgcagcagcaaacagCGTCCAAAGGCGAGATCATCTAttcggacgacgacatcGAGTCTGACGAGCACGACTCGACTCGCGACGATAGCCATGCCGAcagtgcagcagcggcgcaCTCTTCGCTCCACCTATCCAAACGCAAGCAAAAGAAGCTACAACGTCTCACAGTCGCCGAGTTGAAACAGCTCGTATCCAAACCCGAGGTGGTCGAATGGACCGACGTCACCTCGGACGATCCGCGTCTGCTGGTCCACCTCAAATGCGTTCGCAACTCGGTGCCCATCCCGCCTCACTGGGCCAACAAGCGCGACTACCTCCAAAACAAACGAGGCATCGAAAAGCCTGCTTACCAACTACCCTCGTACATCGCCGAAACCGGCATAGCCACCATCAAGGACGCGCTCAACGAAAAGGAAGCCGACTACACACTCAAACAAAAAACGCGCGATCGCGTGCAGCCCAAGATGGGCAAGATCGAAATCGACTACCAGAAGCTCTACGATGCGTTTTTCAAGTTTCAGAGCAAACCATCGCTCAGCATGTACGGCGACGTTTACTACGAAGGCAAGGATTTCGAGACAAAGTACAAGGATAAGCGACCGGGCCAGTTGAGCtccgagctgatcgaggcgctctCCATCCCACCACTCGCACCTCCGCCTTGGTTGATCGCCATGCAGCGATACGGACCCCCGCCCAGTTATCCGCATCTCCAAATTCCCGGTCTCAACGCGCCCATCCCGCAGGGTGCCACTTGGGGATTTCATCCCGGAGGCTGGGGACGTCCGCCTGTCGACGAATACGGCCAACCACTGTACGCCAACGTGCTCGCCAACCCCTCGGacaccatcgacgacgatctaatcgatcgagtcgacaAGCAGCCATGGGGAGCGCTCCAGCCCGAACAATCCGATcacgaagacgacgacgacgacgacgacgatcaggTCCATGACGACGTgcaacaagcgcaaggcGCCGCGTCGCCATCCGCACAGCTGGACGTATCCGGTCTGCAGTCGGTTTCGTCGGCAGCGGGGATCGAGACGCCCATGTTCActgagctgcgcaagcaTACGCGCGACGATAAGGACAGCAACGGTCAGAGTGTGGCGCCACCAACACTGTACCAAGTTGTACCGGAGCGAAGCGCAGTAGCTGGAGCGGGCGCGGGGCAACTGATGGCTTCCGAGCGCGTCTATGATCTGTCTTCGGCACAGCAGCCGACGACCAGAGTTGGCGTGCTGGGCGCTGAGCATCGTAGAGGCACCAAACGTGATTCTGACGCAGTGCACGTCTCAATCGACCCGGAAGAGCTGCATGCCGAATCAGATCTCGCCGCCAGATACGACGCAGAACGTCGCAACCACTCTGCATCGCGCTTTGCAGCCTATACCGATGACCAACATGCCATCACCCACCTCCGCCATCAACTCCAGAAACAAAGATCTACAGACCATCACTCTCGTCCAAATCCCCACAATCCTGCTTCCTGA
- a CDS encoding uncharacterized protein (related to TPO3 - Polyamine transport protein), whose amino-acid sequence MSLAKDDQALGTVSRDNRLSLTTVAFCQWLEHHHVPLSRPASSSGSNTIDAASTLATTLLQDATHNISTDADSEGTSTKPNDELAANWPPTMSHFQACLTPIAGQAVALCDATRTGADTSRATPVQLSETMLLKPRIEPSDPITWMSRRKWLLTFLVGFTMFNGSFASTAPNGAGIAIVKRFGLSPEELTLISSSFVGGCVAGPILWAPLSETYGRRPAFLISNWLYSLTNIGCALAPTKAVLFTFRFLAGVSASCAFSNAVAVVTDLFAPPHRTLPMIVMSLAPLLGPCFGPLFGSLISSLLHWPFVFWLMGALGLALQAALWLLPETYAPAISADIEPKETIASPFMTRRQRFRAFLVSNLIRPINMMCREPIVMCATFYLSFFFAFMYMFFASWPLIFGPPGIYKLDAVHTGITFLPIGFGGVCASVWLAYRERYCGRASAPPARANPEVKLFPTFYVAPLVAAGLLWAGWLARTSIPYPVTMLGGVPIGMAMVLVFQGWIGYLGDCYRLYASSAIASTVIGRAISGATIPLCTHRLHEKLGGIGWLYTLVAGLVLLTTPIPVLIDRFGERLRARSMYKPGSG is encoded by the exons ATGTCTCTGGCAAAAGACGATCAAGCTTTGGGCACTGTTTCGCGCGATAACAGGCTCTCGTTGACAACAGTGGCTTTTTGTCAATGGCTCGAGCACCATCATGTGCCCCTTTCCCGTccagcgtcgtcttctGGTTCGAATaccatcgatgctgcttcgacTCTGGCAACAACGCTGCTTCAAGATGCTACACACAACATCTCCACAGATGCAGACAGCGAGGGTACATCAACTAAGCCAAATGACGAGCTCGCAGCTAATTGGCCGCCAACAATGTCGCACTTCCAAGCCTGCTTGACACCCATTGCTGGTCAAGCAGTCGCTCTCTGTGATGCCACCCGAACCGGAGCTGACACATCGCGCGCCACACCAGTGCAGCTCAGCGAGACGATGCTCTTGAAGCCTCGCATTGAACCCAGCGATCCCATCACTTGGATGTCTCGTCGTAAATGGCTTCTCACTTTCCTCGTAGGTTTCACCATGTTCAACGGCTCGTTTGCCTCCACTGCACCTAACGGAGCTGGCATCGCTATCGTAAAGCGATTCGGACTCTCGCCTGAAGAGCTCACCTTGATATCATCCTCGTTTGTCGGAGGTTGTGTCGCCGGTCCCATCCTTTGGGCTCCCCTATCAGAAACCTACGGGCGACGACCTGCGTTTTTGATCTCGAACTGGCTCTACTCGCTCACCAACATTGGTTGTGCGCTCGCCCCTACCAAAGCCGTCTTGTTCACCTTTCGATTCCTCGCCGGAGTCTCTGCCTCTTGCGCCTTTTCCAACGCTGTGGCGGTGGTCACCGATCTCTTTGCACCTCCCCATCGTACTTTGCCTATGATTGTCATGTCGCTGGCGCCGCTATTGGGGCCTTGCTTCGGTCCGCTTTTTGGCTCCCTGATCAGCTCGCTCCTTCATTGGCCTTTTGTCTTTTGGCTGATGGGCGCCTTGGGCTTGGCACTGCAAGCTGCACTTTGGTTACTTCCAGAGACGTACGCTCCCGCCATTTCTGCTGATATTGAACCCAAGGAGACGATTGCTTCGCCATTCATGACACGACGACAGAGATTTCGTGCCTTTCTCGTGTCAAACCTGATAAGGCCT ATCAACATGATGTGCCGTGAACCCATCGTCATGTGCGCCACATTTTATCtgtccttcttctttgccTTTAT GTACATGTTCTTCGCCTCCTGGCCGCTGATCTTTGGCCCCCCGGGCATCTATAAGCTCGACGCGGTGCATA CTGGGATCACGTTTTTGCCCATAGGGTTCGGAGGGGTCTGTGCGTCTGTTTGGCTAGCCTACCGCGAGCGCTACTGCGGCAGAGCAAGCGCACCACCCGCACGAGCTAATCCGGAAGTCAAGCTGTTTCCGACGTTCTATGTTGCGCCTCTGGTGGCTGCCGGGCTGCTCTGGGCAGGTTGGCTCGCACGCACTAGCATTCCGTATCCGGTGACCATGTTGGGGGGTGTACCGATCGGTATGGCCATGGTGCTCGTCTTCCAGGGCTGGATAGGTTACCTCGGCGATTGCTATCGGCTCTACGCTTCTTCTGCGATCGCATCTACCGTCATTGGGCGCGCGATCTCGGGTGCTACCATCCCTCTCTGCACTCATCGGCTGCACGAAAAGCTTGGTGGCATCGGCTGGCTCTACACGCTGGTAGCCGGTCTGGTGTTGCTGACCACGCCGATCCCGGTGCTCATCGATCGATTTGGTGAGCGGCTACGTGCGCGATCCATGTACAAACCAGGCAGCGGCTGA
- a CDS encoding putative F1F0-ATP synthase subunit i/j: protein MAFFGFRAYPTPVLKPMWPFFVAAGVVFYGINKLQDVAVSTEEASKDPRNPYGQKVLKAAHH, encoded by the exons ATGGCATTCTTTGGCTTCCGCGCTTATCCCACCCCGGTACTCAAGCCCATGTGGCCATTCTTCGTCGCCGCCGGTGTGGTTTTCTACGGTATCAACAAGCTGCAGGATGTGGCTGTCTCGACCGAGGAGGCTTCCAAGGACCCTCGTAACCCTTACG GCCAGAAGGTGCTGAAGGCAGCCCACCACTAA
- a CDS encoding uncharacterized protein (related to Long-chain-fatty-acid--CoA ligase 6), translating to MVTDLPAEIHFPLEKQMLPVAGSKEPGFSHIYKSAALPDFSTDCTVYETLLRAKDDNLNQDLAGWRPWNPITKDFEKHFEWYSYQEVEEERTAIGSALGHLAKQGVLGENLGASEWTAGIWTLNRPEFMIVDLANMAYNRRTVSLYETYDAASAQYILDHAETRILFTTPNHVGVTLAAAQAGKLPLLKAIVILDAFRPDKQTIKAGVVDAQRDVLAKEWAKSCGVQIYNWFEMLDLGRRNLAAHTPHKLDSIHSFCYTSGTTGNPKAAIITAGMGGYVTTAMAFHKRDRVTVISYLPTAHIYARLCEIVVIRTGGRVGYFCGDTTRLMEDMAILKPEMFPSVPRVLNRVAALVQAQAAAPGLKGALLRKALAAKIANHDRDGTLTHALYDRLIFSKVKAVLGGNVQYITSGSAPIRGDVLKLLRVVLSCDVREGYGQTENYGLCTIMYENDTSLGSVGAVYPGMQLKLRDVPDMGYTSDDQPLPRGEILVKSQCTFPGYYKDEAKTKETLTDDGFLRTGDIGAIDHLNRVRIVDRVKSLLKLSQGEYVAIDNLSEFYGQNPLAAQLLVHGDSFRDYLVGISVPEPTTFAPFASKVLGRPISADDLTALSDACKDDKVVAAYLDQYHKIARNNNLKGFEYIKGLYLTMEPFSVENGLLTPTFKVKRHEAVKVFKDQIDALYAKGPVSVSSTRPKL from the coding sequence ATGGTGACCGACTTGCCCGCCGAGATCCATTTCCCCTTGGAAAAGCAGATGCTTCCCGTCGCTGGATCCAAAGAGCCTGGATTTTCGCACATCTACAAGAGCGCCGCTCTGCCCGACTTCTCCACGGACTGCACCGTCTACGAAACGCTGCTGCGTGCAAAGGACGATAACCTCAACCAAGACCTCGCCGGTTGGAGACCCTGGAACCCGATCACCAAGGATTTTGAAAAACACTTTGAATGGTACTCGTACCAAGAAgtcgaggaggagcgaaCCGCGATCGGTTCGGCTCTCGGTCACCTCGCCAAGCAAGGCGTTCTCGGTGAGAACCTCGGCGCCTCAGAGTGGACCGCGGGCATCTGGACGCTCAACCGTCCGgaattcatgattgtcgatctcgccaaCATGGCGTACAACCGTCGCACCGTTTCGCTCTACGAGACGTACGATGCGGCGTCGGCGCAGTACATCCTCGATCACGCCGAGACGCGCATCCTCTTTACCACGCCCAACCACGTCGGCGTCACACTCGCCGCGGCTCAGGCGGGTAAGCTGCCTCTGCTCAAGGCGATCGTGATCCTCGACGCATTCCGTCCGGACAAGCAGACCATCAAGGCGggcgtcgtcgacgctcaGCGTGACGTGCTCGCCAAGGAATGGGCCAAGAGCTGCGGAGTGCAGATCTACAACTggttcgagatgctcgatcttggtcgGCGTAACTTGGCGGCTCACACGCcgcacaagctcgactcgatccacAGCTTCTGCTACACGTCGGGCACCACGGGTAACCCCAAGGCCGCCATCATCACTGCCGGTATGGGCGGATACGTGACCACCGCCATGGCGTTCCACAAGCGCGACAGGGTGACGGTGATCTCCTACCTGCCCACCGCGCACATTTACGCGCGTCTGTGCGAGATTGTGGTGATCCGCACCGGCGGGCGCGTCGGCTACTTTTGCGGCGACACGACACGTCTCATGGAAGACATGGCGATCCTAAAACCGGAAATGTTTCCGTCGGTGCCGCGTGTGCTCAACCGTGTGGCGGCGCTGGTGCAGGCGCAAGCGGCTGCTCCGGGCTTGAAGGGCGCGTTGCTGCGCAAGGCGTTGGCGGCCAAGATTGCTAACCACGACCGCGACGGCACGCTGACGCACGCGTTGTACGACCGACTCATCTTCAGCAAGGTCAAGGCGGTGCTGGGCGGGAATGTGCAGTACATCACCTCGGGATCGGCACCGATTCGGGGCGAtgtgctcaagctgctgcgcgtcGTGCTGTCGTGCGACGTGCGCGAGGGGTACGGCCAGACGGAGAACTACGGCTTGTGCACAATCATGTATGAGAACGACACGTCGCTCGGAAGCGTAGGTGCCGTCTACCCGGGAatgcagctcaagctgcgcgATGTCCCGGATATGGGCTACACGTCGGACGACCAGCCGTTGCCGCGCGGCGAGATCCTGGTGAAATCGCAGTGCACCTTCCCCGGCTACTACAAGGACGAAGCCAAGACCAAGGAGACTCTTACCGACGACGGCTTCTTGCGCACAGGCGATATCGGCGCGATCGACCATCTGAACCGCGTCCGCATCGTGGATCGCGTAAAgtcgctgctcaagctctcGCAGGGCGAGTACGTGGCGATCGATAACCTCTCGGAGTTCTACGGCCAGAATCCATTGgctgcgcagctgctcgtgcaCGGCGACTCGTTCCGCGACTATCTCGTGGGCATCAGTGTGCCAGAGCCGACTACGTTTGCGCCGTTCGCAAGCAAGGTTTTGGGTCGCCCGATTTCGGCTGATGACCTGACCGCGCTCAGCGACGCGTGCAAGGATGACAAAGTGGTCGCCGCGTATTTGGACCAGTACCACAAAATCGCGAGGAACAACAACCTGAAGGGCTTCGAATACATCAAGGGCCTATACCTCACTATGGAGCCGTTCAGCGTCGAAAACGGTCTGTTGACTCCCACATTCAAGGTCAAGAGACACGAGGCTGTCAAGGTGTTCAAAGACCAGATCGACGCACTCTACGCCAAAGGTCCAGTCAGCGTATCGAGCACAAGACCCAAGTTGTAA